Part of the Plasmodium vinckei vinckei genome assembly, chromosome: PVVCY_13 genome, ATAGAAAACCACAACATAAATTCGCcaaattaaatgatttttataatagttatatagaaaaaaaagaatgttATAATGATACAATAAAAGATAGTGATAATATGACTTATAaggatattataaataaaaaaaaatatttgatggatatgaatattaaagaaatatctaaatttaatggtccatttaatatattattttatttgtatcatttatttcatgATGAACCTTTGAAATGCGAAACAAATTTGAAATTAGCTAAAGAATTTGTTCAAAAATTTCAAGATCTCAATAAAGattctaataatataaaagacatttcatataataaactgTTATCTACATTATCaaatgattatataaatttaataaataaatatggtaATAAATGTACCAATTTTAATTCACTTCCAGAATTAAACACCCATAAAAGCCCTGTAGATGATCCTGTAGATATTTCTGGAAAAGATTCTGGACAATCTACTACACTAAGTCCTGAAGTTACATCATCAAGTTCATCGATATTAAACACAGTAATTCCAGTTTTATCgacattttctttaatatcACTTTTCTTGGGAGTTGCTTATAAggtaaataataaggaattaaaaactataatatttaaattatatttttgtgatCCCTTATATGcgtttatcaaaaaatatatatacaattaccatttttatattagtattcattatttggaATTAATAAACTATTCCAAAGacaatatataagaaaaaaattaaatcaagtaaagaagaaaatgaaagtTAATATATGATTCGAAGAGTAGTGGTTAGTCCATGAACAGTAATAATGATTGATATATGTTAAGAATATGTCTATTTGGAAACAAGTCATTTTTGacgatattttttaacgataatttttgtgtctataagaatatttaaataatataatcaataaaatataaaattactatgcatattattgcGTTTTTGCAttgtttttgtataatttttatatgattttatGTAGTGGGTCAGGGTTAAGATTGTATTATGGAACCCATATATGGGTTATGGTTAAGTACCACATTACAtctaattttgtataatttttaataatttgataatatttattagtttaacggattgttttaaatatatataagacaaattataacaattgaatttcatattaatataacttAATGGTAAATGTTTGAactatgtattttttatatttattgttaatTTATGGTTAATGGTTTATGGGGTAATCGATCAAATATTGAAATCGatatagaaaaatgaaTCCAAAGTGTCGATTTGATTCTATAAGATAACTtcgatttaaataatttaatatttattatgagAAATTGTGGGAAAATggaattaattaatatagaGAATGTTATACAAACTGATCCCgtacatttattaatttattttttatttataaaagaaaagaattatttatatgataattttaataagttTTATTTTCGTATTTAAAagacaatataaaattcaaacaataataaataaggCATATTGCATTTAttagtataaataattcgGGTTTTAATATATGGGAGCCATATTAAGGCTCATTCacctatttttataaaaaaaatacaaaatattattaaatgatattaaaCATTTGAGAAGTATAACAATAAGAACGCATTTAGatgcaaataataatttttggtAGTcgtttttcatatttttgcataaattgatttacaatatatatgcatccaatatttattaccacaattaaattatattaatttggaTGTAGacatacaaaaataaaaaacatgttTATAAAGTATCAAGGATGTTATTAAATGAACCTTTATGGTACACTAAAgacttatttatataaaatatgtaaaaaaatattttaggTTGAATTTGTTGCATAAACTTGTTTGTttgtaattaaaataatttgttcTTTACGAAAATGGTTtgttatttgaaaaaaacataaatataaaattttcaaattatatatctaCATCTTCGATGATAGAGTTattgtatatgcataaaattagtgcattattttatttatattttaaatataaaaattaattttgttatattaaatataatggtttgattaaacaaaaatattcacgaacaatatatatatttttatacatttaaaatatattattttttatttttattatttatattaaattaaaaataaaatataatttttttttaacttgtAATTGCAGGATTATAAATTTGTGGGTGACTTAAAATAGCAGCaacatatatttccatAAATAGCATATAActtgtttatataaattaaaattaaacaatttgtaatattaaataatagcaTCATTGTTTTacaacaataatatataaaaaggaagataaaaaaaataaatcatatatattatttaaaccACCTTATTcgaaaaacaatttttattaataaaaaaatgaataaaaggATATTTAGTTTAGTTTGTATCATCTTGTATGTCCTTTTGACTGTATCAATACATTGCTCGGAACAGAAAGTAAGTTgtcaaaacaaaatataaactagtatatagaaaattatataatagtgtttatttacatgttgtaacgtatatatatattattatatgtatttctAGCATGATCGATCTAAGACATCTGGCTTAAGAAGTAGAATCATTCGTGCTATCAAGAAAATAAACGGaagtaacaaaaaaaatgttatagaATCTCAACGAGAACCccaattaaataataacaataacaactattataatgatgataaagATGAATGTGTTGATTATTACACCCATATCGAAGGTAAAATGCGCAAGCGAGAACCATGTTGTTGTggtttgttttatttagaAAGTGATGATCTATATGAATAGGCTCTccatttctatatttatgtgtCAATATTTTAAGTTTATGGCTGAGTGTATAAAtgtcaaaataaatacaattttcttattataaattgttaatataaaatttatatattacatacatggaaaatattttggcttatttacattattgtatataattcGTGAAAGAATATTccgaaaaataattaataattgaaATATGATCGATCCGTTTgctataattataatatttgttatttgtaagcttataattttacattttatatgtacatttataaaataaataattttgcatTTTAATGTATATTCTGTCTTATAACATATGtttgtgtttttttattattttatataaaatttgacTTTAAACACACAAATTTGAGTGTGACACTGtacatttgttttattaatatattttctcttttttgtaatactacataataataattaactTTATAAGTATCACTTTGCAAGATTCAAGAACTcattatgtaaaatataaaaatggtgtatcctttataaaagaattaatatatattttaaaaaataaataatataatatttacatccataaatacttttattgaatagaattaaatttattataatggcacataaattaattctatagaaatggaaaaaattaataaataataggaTATTAACAGATGTAGAcaatcaattttatttaaataatttttatgaattaaatTTGAATCTTGTAGATGCTTTTAATGATGATGGAATAAGatgtatttaaaatgttatagATAATCATGTAAAGGAGTGTAAGGTCAGTAATATGTTATCCACTTTAAAAAAGTcatatgataattttagaaaagaaaatacgTTCGACTCAGAATCGCAACTTCCTGAATTTAATGAAGATGAAATAGAAAGTTGTGAGGATTTAcgtgaaaaaaaagcaagAATTGCAGGTTGAGAAGTCGGGGCCTGAAGATTCAAAAGATAATGTAAACCAACCAACATCACCAGTACTACTATTGCCACAATCACAGCcccaaaatattaaaatagaATCACCTGGTTCTCAACATCAGGAAGACCGTCAATCGTCCGAACTTGAAGATCCTTCAATAAAGAGTGATAACGAATTAACAGATAAGGGAGAAGACtcaaaagaagaaaaaaaactgAAGCATCAAAGAATATGCCACTAAGTAATGGAAATGGATTGGAGCCTACATCTTCTTTACCAGAAGGTAAAAAGAATCACAAGATATCCCAACATCAGTACAAATTGGCCAAAGAAATGATAATCCACAAGAGTCACTTCCTACACAAGAACATAGATCACCACATAGTAAACAAGAAAAACTTCAGATACAAACCATAAGAAACAGTTTCTATCACCAGTCGATtctagaaaaaaaacaccTAGTCTAAATATTGGAATAGGAAACACTAGAACCAATGTGGAAGACAAAACATCACAATTAGTAAACTCCATAGATATATCTAAAGGATATAAACAGCCTGAGATTGTCATTACAGTTCTTTTAATAcccattattttattaattatgtataaggtaaataaaaagaaaattgtgaagtataaattttttaaaatatttcctcactataaaatattatatatttttcataatttacGCTAGTATTTGCCATATGGATGGAGAAAAGAATtgaagagaaaaaaaaatatgaaaaaggCTATAAATTCAATTGGAGGAAAAATACCGatgcaaataattataaattcatcaagtcataaaaaatagactAAAAAATCTATAAATTCAGTTCATAAGAAAAAGACaccattattaaatatatacaaacttATGCAGGGTGATCCAGtaccatttattaatttattttttttgttgatttttttggtttataaaagaaaagacAATTCCATAGaatgataaatttaattaacttatatttgaaatgaatttaaaaaatgtataaatttaaagaatactaaatagtaaatttgtccattaataaaattaatttttataaacgaGAGCCAGGTTAAGGATCgatttcatattttataacaaaacataaaataatttttttattataacagaattgtaatatttatttgtcgttaattattatttataaaagttaaaatattgtattatttaaatacaaaaagtGTCTTAACATTtgttaaattaatatgatgaaaaaaaaagataatagcattaaatatatttcttttttcgatttggaataaaatgaatttgtATCCTTTTCGATAAATTggttatatatgtattatttttgtgatTAATATGTAAATTGATTATTTGCTTGTATTGAATTAGTtgatatgaatattttatgtgatttcaataaaaatattaaatttgatGTTGTATATTCTgggatatatttatataccaAATTATTACATACCAAtcgatgaaaaaaaaaattgcaaaaaagcggtaaataaaatataataaattaaaaaccaTTTAAACGTAAATAACAACGACGATTTGTTTatgttttcattatatgtttgtatttattcatatatatgtatctaatattttattatttaattgatgcttataaatttgtttgtatgtaaacaaaaatagaaaaatataagtttataaatatgcaacagtatcattaaatataccaatatattataaattatattaaaaaacagTTTGCATAAcaaatttcaaaaaaatattttttatagaaaaattattatatacatatattttttttacaattaaaatattaaaaatgttgtatttttagagaaaaattaatatttatttgaaaaaataagtaatataatatttatataaataaacacttttaatgaatatagcaaattttattacaacGGTTACATTAATTCTAtagaaaatggaaaattaataaatgtcatagttttttataaatatattcatttattcatatattttagaacaaaaaattaataaatatggagCTACCATCATTATTTcgtttatttaataaataaaattaaaaatgataatcaaaattttaaagtATGTTTTGTTTTCAATTATTACTTGCTATTTTGAATATGCCAAAAAAGTAAGTTAcatactattttattatattttccat contains:
- a CDS encoding PIR protein CIR protein; translated protein: MEQSSYNIEDVYREFATIDDYFYVTEEGVFRVDTAHTSINDYCNSWWNQGKDNCHNHLEMTNCSVIYLLKTIKEKYKLEDDKLGEYVILWLSYKLNRKPQHKFAKLNDFYNSYIEKKECYNDTIKDSDNMTYKDIINKKKYLMDMNIKEISKFNGPFNILFYLYHLFHDEPLKCETNLKLAKEFVQKFQDLNKDSNNIKDISYNKLLSTLSNDYINLINKYGNKCTNFNSLPELNTHKSPVDDPVDISGKDSGQSTTLSPEVTSSSSSILNTVIPVLSTFSLISLFLGVAYKYSLFGINKLFQRQYIRKKLNQVKKKMKVNI